The following are from one region of the Haloactinomyces albus genome:
- a CDS encoding aldehyde dehydrogenase family protein — protein sequence MTRILKPGTQWSHVYAQCVRVAPEAFHEDRLLNYWAGRWQRDGSSTPVSSPVDGSTIAGPPRLNREEATAAVRAGVDAHRSWQDVLLTTRRAKVHAALDEMQEHRDLLALLLVWEIGKPWRAATADVDRCIDGARWYADEIDPMLQGRGPLPGPVSNIASWNYPMSVLMHAMLVQVLAGNAAIAKAPSDGGVSCLTLATALAARHGLPLTLISGSGSELSAPLVRSADIGCLSFVGGRDVGGRLAAELADSNKRHILEQEGLNCWGVWEFSDWSMLTGQIRKAFEYGKQRCTAYPRYVVQRDLFDRFLDAYLSAVGEVSFGHPLAVAAPEDPLPELDFGPLINDAKAKELSDVVDDAISMGGIPLHRGSMDDGWFLPGQQTLSYFPPMSLLSPPSSSPLHHAEPFGPVDTIVLVDTEAELLAAMNASNGALVASLACDDEPTATRLADEVQAFKVGINRPRSRGDRNEVFGGRGASWRGAFVGGELLVQAVTQGPPNERPYGNFPSYSLYPPA from the coding sequence ATGACCAGAATTCTCAAGCCGGGAACGCAGTGGAGCCACGTCTACGCGCAATGCGTGCGCGTGGCTCCGGAGGCCTTCCACGAGGACCGGTTGCTCAACTACTGGGCAGGCCGGTGGCAGCGCGATGGCTCCTCGACGCCGGTCAGCTCGCCGGTCGACGGTTCCACGATCGCCGGGCCGCCGCGCCTGAACCGGGAAGAAGCCACGGCTGCGGTCCGTGCCGGTGTCGACGCGCACCGGTCCTGGCAGGACGTGCTGCTGACCACGCGCAGAGCCAAGGTCCACGCGGCACTCGACGAGATGCAGGAGCACCGTGACTTGCTGGCGCTGCTGCTGGTCTGGGAAATCGGCAAGCCGTGGCGAGCGGCGACCGCGGACGTCGATCGGTGCATCGACGGTGCCCGCTGGTATGCCGACGAGATCGATCCGATGCTGCAAGGACGAGGTCCCCTGCCGGGGCCGGTCAGCAACATCGCCAGTTGGAACTACCCGATGAGCGTGCTGATGCACGCCATGCTGGTCCAGGTGCTCGCGGGCAACGCGGCGATCGCGAAGGCTCCCAGTGACGGTGGCGTGAGTTGCCTGACGCTGGCCACCGCCTTGGCGGCCCGGCACGGGCTGCCGCTGACACTGATCAGCGGCAGCGGCTCGGAACTGTCGGCACCGCTGGTGAGGTCCGCGGACATCGGCTGCCTGTCCTTCGTCGGTGGGCGCGATGTGGGCGGCCGACTCGCGGCCGAACTCGCCGACTCCAACAAGCGCCACATCCTCGAACAGGAGGGCCTCAACTGCTGGGGTGTCTGGGAATTCAGTGACTGGTCCATGCTCACCGGACAGATCCGCAAGGCCTTCGAGTACGGCAAGCAGCGATGTACCGCCTACCCGCGCTATGTCGTCCAGCGCGATCTGTTCGACCGGTTCCTCGACGCCTATCTGTCCGCGGTGGGGGAGGTGAGTTTCGGGCATCCGCTGGCGGTGGCCGCACCGGAGGATCCGCTGCCGGAACTGGATTTCGGCCCGTTGATCAACGATGCCAAGGCCAAGGAACTGAGCGATGTCGTCGACGACGCGATCTCGATGGGCGGAATACCTCTCCACCGAGGCTCGATGGATGACGGTTGGTTCCTGCCCGGCCAGCAGACGCTCTCCTACTTTCCGCCGATGTCCCTCCTGTCGCCGCCGTCCTCCTCGCCGTTGCACCACGCCGAACCGTTCGGCCCCGTGGACACGATCGTGCTGGTCGATACCGAAGCCGAACTGCTCGCCGCGATGAATGCCAGCAACGGGGCCCTGGTCGCATCCCTGGCCTGTGACGACGAGCCCACGGCCACGCGGCTGGCCGACGAGGTCCAGGCGTTCAAGGTCGGGATCAACCGGCCGCGCTCCCGTGGTGACCGCAACGAGGTCTTCGGCGGCCGAGGAGCGTCCTGGCGAGGCGCCTTCGTCGGTGGCGAGCTGCTCGTGCAGGCGGTGACCCAGGGGCCGCCGAACGAGCGGCCGTACGGAAACTTCCCGTCCTACTCCCTGTATCCACCGGCCTGA
- a CDS encoding DUF6157 family protein, protein MERVDYADTFIAVAEDSQATQGTVPPRKPENPSIAARSYRLIAEHPYRFTSGDVLFTVFADRQEIPEEEREAARTEFYAQSRACLRSSELGKRYGWGIHADARGRLALYGVETPEYAEFVSGRQRSDSGKSITLTAAMRSSRSRS, encoded by the coding sequence ATGGAACGAGTGGATTATGCGGACACCTTCATCGCCGTCGCCGAGGACAGCCAGGCGACACAAGGGACAGTGCCTCCGCGCAAACCGGAAAACCCGTCGATTGCGGCGCGTAGCTATCGGTTGATCGCGGAGCACCCCTACAGGTTCACCTCCGGCGATGTGCTCTTCACCGTCTTCGCCGACCGTCAGGAGATTCCCGAGGAGGAACGCGAGGCGGCCCGCACCGAGTTCTATGCCCAAAGCCGGGCTTGCCTGCGCTCGTCCGAGCTGGGGAAGCGCTACGGCTGGGGCATTCACGCCGATGCCCGTGGTCGCCTGGCTCTGTACGGCGTCGAAACCCCTGAGTACGCCGAGTTCGTCTCCGGCAGGCAGCGCAGCGACTCGGGGAAGTCGATCACGTTGACAGCGGCCATGCGCAGCTCGCGCAGCCGCTCTTGA
- a CDS encoding MBL fold metallo-hydrolase — protein sequence MCEVVNQAVQQAVSRRRLLGGAGAAALATGVTAAAGSAAASPAPPASPAPGKGPGGDADARRYRSWLTLLGTSGGPVWWPGSEREGIGSAVVVDGDVYLVDFGDGSGKRFKQAALVPPEMRTPGGFWGEEMIRAMFLTHLHSDHVADYFDYFMLGWTNGLRSRPSQQPIQVFGPGRRIDEHGNVVMEPIFTKPGESTPDIRVENPNNPVPGTVDMTNSLYQAFALDINDRMRDNRYPDLREIFAINDIAIPDGIGYHPNDNHTPQGMEPFEVYRDDKVRVTATLVDHFPLVPAFAFRFDTDDGSVVFSGDTGPSRNLVTLARGADILVHEVITQQWVDVLMPPPLTPTEEALRNHLLSAHTLPEDAGRIAEQAGVGTLAFSHIVPGNAPDEHLNGARKHFSGRLVIGRDLMEFGIGKRGR from the coding sequence CCGCCGCATTGGCAACCGGTGTGACGGCCGCAGCGGGCAGTGCGGCGGCTTCACCGGCGCCCCCGGCATCGCCGGCGCCGGGTAAGGGGCCGGGCGGGGATGCCGATGCGCGCAGGTATCGCTCCTGGTTGACGCTGCTGGGCACCAGCGGCGGTCCGGTGTGGTGGCCGGGTTCGGAGCGTGAGGGCATCGGCTCGGCCGTGGTCGTCGACGGCGATGTGTATCTGGTCGATTTCGGTGACGGCTCCGGCAAGCGGTTCAAGCAGGCCGCGCTGGTTCCGCCGGAGATGCGGACCCCCGGCGGGTTCTGGGGCGAGGAAATGATCCGGGCGATGTTCCTGACCCACCTGCACTCCGACCACGTGGCCGACTACTTCGACTACTTCATGCTGGGCTGGACCAACGGCCTGCGCAGCCGTCCTTCGCAGCAGCCGATCCAGGTGTTCGGGCCCGGGCGGCGGATCGACGAGCACGGCAACGTGGTCATGGAGCCGATCTTCACCAAGCCAGGGGAGTCCACCCCCGATATCCGGGTGGAGAACCCGAACAATCCGGTGCCGGGCACCGTGGACATGACCAACTCCCTGTATCAGGCCTTCGCGCTGGACATCAACGACCGGATGCGCGACAACCGGTATCCCGACCTGCGGGAGATCTTCGCGATCAACGACATCGCCATCCCGGACGGCATCGGCTACCACCCCAACGACAACCACACCCCGCAGGGCATGGAGCCGTTCGAGGTCTACCGCGACGACAAGGTCCGGGTCACTGCGACCCTGGTCGACCACTTCCCGCTGGTGCCTGCATTCGCCTTCCGATTCGACACCGACGACGGCTCCGTGGTCTTCTCCGGAGACACCGGGCCGAGCCGGAACCTGGTCACCCTGGCCCGAGGCGCCGACATCCTGGTGCACGAGGTGATCACCCAGCAGTGGGTCGATGTGCTCATGCCGCCGCCGTTGACCCCGACCGAAGAAGCCCTGCGCAACCACCTGCTGAGCGCGCACACCCTGCCCGAGGATGCCGGACGCATCGCCGAGCAGGCCGGAGTCGGCACGCTGGCGTTCTCCCACATCGTGCCCGGCAACGCCCCGGATGAGCACCTGAACGGGGCGCGCAAGCACTTCTCCGGGAGACTCGTCATCGGTCGCGACCTCATGGAGTTCGGCATCGGCAAACGCGGCCGCTGA
- a CDS encoding molybdopterin oxidoreductase family protein — MRYTRLTDPLVRENGELRETTWEHALDRAAEGFQRNLDKHGPDAFGMLSCSRATNEMNFIGQKFVRSVIGANNVDSCNRTUHAPSVAGLAAVFGAGGGTSSYREIEDTDVVILWGSNARETHPIFFHHVLKAVHKGAKLYVVDPRRTRSAQWADNWLGLHVGTDIPLANAVAREIIQHNLHNTAFVERATTGFAELAAAVEPWTLERAERETGVPASAIRELAHAYAQADRAQLCWTLGITEHHNATDNVRALINLPLLTGHVGRYGSGLNPLRGQNNVQGGGDMGAIPNRLPGFQDILDPEIREKFARTWGRPIQPSYGKHLTQMLEAMDSGEMTNAYVIGENPVQSEADAARTVARFSGLDHLVVQDMFLTKTAELADVVLPASASWCETDGTVTNSERRVQRVRQALTPPGNARNDIDIIGDIARRLGHDWGDPGAEQIWDELRSLSPMHAGMSYSRLAELGGIQWPCYSEDTLEPPYLHGRLWESDPDKRGSPAPFAAVDYRPPVDGLDEDYPLRLTTGRRLDSYNTGVQSGGFSSPMRDGEGIDLSSEDVARLGLRPGERVTITSRRGSVVAPVRIDPTLRAGLAFMTMHFPDEVDTNSLTIEATDPIAGTAEYKATAIRIDKLGSDTSGRSEALPASGVP, encoded by the coding sequence ATGCGCTACACCCGACTCACTGATCCGCTGGTTCGGGAAAACGGAGAACTCCGGGAGACGACCTGGGAACATGCCCTGGACCGAGCTGCCGAAGGTTTCCAGCGCAATCTCGACAAGCACGGCCCGGACGCGTTCGGCATGCTCTCCTGCTCCCGCGCGACCAACGAAATGAACTTCATCGGACAGAAGTTCGTCCGCTCGGTCATCGGCGCCAACAATGTCGACTCCTGCAACCGCACTTGACACGCTCCCAGCGTCGCCGGTCTGGCGGCCGTGTTCGGTGCCGGGGGTGGCACCTCGTCCTACCGGGAGATCGAGGACACCGATGTGGTGATCCTGTGGGGATCCAATGCCCGGGAGACACACCCCATCTTCTTCCACCATGTCCTGAAAGCAGTCCACAAGGGAGCAAAGCTCTACGTCGTTGATCCACGGCGGACCCGCTCCGCCCAGTGGGCCGACAACTGGCTCGGCCTGCACGTGGGCACCGACATTCCGCTGGCCAATGCGGTCGCCCGCGAGATCATTCAGCACAACCTGCACAACACCGCCTTCGTCGAGCGTGCGACGACGGGCTTCGCCGAGCTCGCCGCCGCGGTCGAGCCCTGGACCCTCGAACGGGCCGAACGCGAGACCGGAGTGCCTGCCTCGGCGATCCGCGAACTCGCCCACGCCTACGCCCAGGCCGATCGTGCACAGCTGTGCTGGACGCTCGGAATCACCGAGCACCACAACGCCACCGACAACGTCCGCGCACTGATCAACCTGCCCTTGCTGACCGGGCACGTGGGGCGGTACGGATCCGGTCTCAACCCGCTGCGCGGGCAGAACAACGTTCAGGGCGGCGGCGACATGGGGGCCATCCCCAACCGGCTCCCCGGCTTCCAGGACATCCTCGATCCGGAGATACGGGAGAAGTTCGCCCGCACGTGGGGACGGCCCATCCAACCGAGTTACGGCAAGCATCTGACGCAGATGCTGGAGGCGATGGACTCGGGCGAGATGACCAACGCCTACGTCATCGGGGAGAACCCGGTGCAGTCCGAAGCCGACGCCGCCCGGACCGTGGCGCGGTTTTCCGGGCTGGACCACCTGGTGGTGCAGGACATGTTCCTGACCAAGACCGCCGAACTCGCCGACGTCGTGCTGCCCGCCAGCGCGTCGTGGTGCGAAACCGACGGGACGGTCACCAACAGTGAACGACGCGTCCAGCGGGTTCGCCAGGCTCTGACTCCGCCGGGCAACGCGCGCAACGACATCGACATCATCGGTGACATCGCGCGACGGCTCGGCCATGACTGGGGCGACCCCGGCGCGGAGCAGATCTGGGACGAACTGCGGTCGTTGTCTCCCATGCATGCCGGGATGAGCTATTCGAGATTGGCGGAGCTGGGCGGCATCCAGTGGCCCTGCTATTCCGAGGACACCCTCGAACCGCCGTATCTGCACGGCAGGCTGTGGGAAAGCGATCCGGACAAGAGGGGCTCTCCGGCGCCCTTCGCAGCGGTCGACTACCGGCCACCGGTGGATGGCCTCGACGAGGACTACCCGTTGCGGCTGACCACGGGACGGCGACTCGACTCCTACAACACGGGAGTGCAGTCGGGTGGGTTCTCCTCCCCGATGCGCGACGGTGAGGGGATCGACCTGAGCTCGGAGGATGTCGCACGCCTCGGTCTCAGGCCGGGTGAAAGAGTCACGATCACCTCGCGGCGGGGATCGGTCGTCGCGCCGGTGCGCATCGACCCCACACTGCGAGCCGGCCTGGCGTTCATGACGATGCACTTCCCCGATGAGGTGGACACGAACTCGCTGACGATCGAGGCGACCGATCCGATCGCCGGAACCGCGGAGTACAAGGCCACGGCCATCCGCATCGACAAACTCGGCAGCGACACGAGCGGGCGATCGGAAGCGCTGCCGGCATCCGGCGTGCCGTGA
- a CDS encoding permease: MYSSVEPSRVPVRSSTAVRLAIFFGITALGLTWAKWWPYAARVRDLWAQQQPASTSILDSAGAAGAPPSWRAGWDFTVTYMAAVWPALVVALVVAALLDVLVSRRRLPRLFGNRSKAAGSLTGGLLSLPSMMCTCCTAPLVATLRRQGVQRSALLAYWVGNPVLNPAVLAFLLLIAPWQWFATRLVVGAVLVFWFSTLVARLFSPAAAPIETAPDETASPPAPAPPAEPGTPKEMTRQFLGRLTKLSLLLVPEYFAVVFALGALRGWLFPLGQGALGWGPLIVVIAAVAGTLVVIPTAGEIPILLGLLTVGAGAGTIGALLITLPAVSAASVVMLGRALSWRVAWAMAGAVAVSGLLGAGFLSLLT, encoded by the coding sequence ATGTACTCTTCCGTCGAACCGTCGCGAGTGCCGGTGCGCAGCAGCACCGCGGTGCGGCTGGCGATCTTTTTCGGCATCACCGCCCTCGGGCTCACCTGGGCCAAGTGGTGGCCCTACGCGGCCAGGGTCCGAGACCTGTGGGCACAGCAGCAGCCCGCCTCCACCTCGATCCTCGATTCGGCGGGGGCCGCGGGTGCCCCACCGAGCTGGCGCGCAGGATGGGACTTCACCGTCACCTACATGGCGGCGGTGTGGCCTGCGCTGGTGGTGGCCCTGGTGGTCGCCGCGCTGTTGGATGTCCTGGTGTCGCGGCGCCGACTGCCACGCCTGTTCGGCAACCGATCGAAGGCCGCGGGCTCGCTGACGGGCGGGCTGCTGTCCCTGCCGAGCATGATGTGCACCTGCTGCACCGCCCCGCTCGTGGCGACCTTGCGGCGGCAGGGCGTTCAGCGCTCCGCGCTGCTGGCCTACTGGGTCGGCAATCCCGTCCTCAATCCGGCCGTGCTGGCGTTTCTCCTCCTGATCGCGCCCTGGCAGTGGTTCGCGACGCGACTGGTGGTCGGGGCGGTGCTCGTCTTCTGGTTCAGCACGCTGGTGGCCCGGTTGTTCAGCCCGGCGGCCGCCCCCATCGAGACGGCCCCGGACGAGACAGCATCCCCACCAGCACCGGCACCTCCCGCCGAACCCGGCACGCCGAAGGAGATGACACGGCAGTTCCTCGGCAGGCTCACCAAGCTGTCCCTGCTGCTCGTCCCCGAGTACTTCGCCGTCGTCTTCGCCCTGGGCGCGCTGCGGGGCTGGCTCTTCCCGCTGGGCCAGGGCGCGTTGGGCTGGGGGCCGCTGATCGTGGTGATCGCCGCCGTCGCCGGAACCCTGGTCGTCATTCCCACAGCCGGGGAGATCCCGATCCTGCTCGGCCTCCTTACCGTCGGCGCGGGCGCGGGCACGATCGGAGCGTTGCTGATCACCTTGCCCGCCGTGAGCGCGGCCTCGGTGGTGATGCTCGGCCGAGCACTGTCCTGGCGAGTGGCCTGGGCGATGGCAGGAGCCGTGGCCGTCAGCGGCCTGCTCGGTGCCGGCTTTCTGTCGCTACTCACCTGA
- a CDS encoding universal stress protein, translating into MDSGSEYTIVVGVDGSPSSKAAFHWAVQHAKLTDGVVRAVIAWQYPAFARWEGGILIPEDFELPARQILADTIETTVDRFDRRLVVRQDVVHDHSVTALLDAARNADLLVLGSHRGRGLLRIRCGSVSRRCARRSQCSVVLIRG; encoded by the coding sequence ATGGACAGTGGCAGCGAGTACACGATAGTTGTCGGTGTCGACGGTTCACCCTCGTCCAAGGCCGCTTTCCACTGGGCTGTGCAACACGCCAAACTCACCGATGGAGTAGTGCGCGCCGTCATCGCATGGCAATATCCCGCCTTCGCCCGCTGGGAAGGCGGCATTCTGATCCCCGAGGATTTCGAACTGCCCGCCCGCCAAATTCTCGCCGACACGATCGAAACCACCGTCGATCGATTCGACAGGCGACTGGTGGTTCGCCAGGACGTCGTGCACGACCACAGCGTGACCGCGTTACTCGACGCGGCCAGGAATGCGGACCTTCTCGTCCTCGGCAGTCACCGGGGCCGAGGACTTCTCCGCATCCGGTGCGGCTCCGTGAGTCGCCGGTGCGCTCGCCGCTCGCAGTGTTCCGTGGTCCTGATTCGTGGGTGA
- a CDS encoding DUF3048 domain-containing protein, giving the protein MRRAYGRSLLIVVVGLLAVSLLVALGIIPVLRPQEPPRATSPPGAATTSPPTSSVQAPSSRSQPPPPPEAGPPVLAVKVDNAPAARPPVGIGAAERVYVEPVEAGTSRLIAVFGEHKPPVVGPVRSARETDLRLLTQFGHPALAFSGAAPELLPDIAGSPVRGLSQARVPRAYFRGDLRSVPHNLFVRPQRLPQGARWAPDARAEFGPAPPGGVPTGRHTVRYQSATMGFTWSPQQQRWLVAMDGRPYATADSGRLTPSTVVVQRVPVFESNIEDSVGNPSPVARTVGRGQALVLRNGRAFEATWSRPRPDAATTYTRSGQPIPFAPGQVWIVLAPSQE; this is encoded by the coding sequence ATGCGGCGAGCATATGGTCGATCGCTGTTGATCGTGGTGGTGGGCCTCCTGGCGGTGAGCCTACTGGTGGCGCTGGGTATCATCCCGGTGCTCCGGCCGCAGGAGCCCCCTCGGGCCACGTCACCGCCCGGTGCCGCGACGACCTCACCGCCGACTTCCTCGGTGCAGGCACCGTCGTCACGGTCCCAGCCGCCGCCTCCGCCCGAGGCGGGGCCGCCGGTGCTCGCGGTCAAGGTGGACAACGCTCCTGCAGCGCGCCCGCCGGTCGGGATCGGTGCCGCGGAGAGGGTCTACGTCGAACCGGTGGAGGCAGGCACAAGCCGGTTGATCGCAGTGTTCGGAGAACACAAGCCACCTGTGGTGGGGCCGGTGCGCAGCGCGCGGGAAACGGACCTGCGCCTGCTCACGCAGTTCGGGCATCCGGCGTTGGCGTTCTCGGGTGCGGCGCCGGAGTTGCTGCCCGACATCGCCGGTTCTCCCGTGCGGGGGCTGTCGCAAGCGCGTGTTCCCCGAGCCTACTTCCGGGGTGACTTGCGCTCTGTTCCGCACAACCTGTTCGTCCGTCCGCAGCGATTGCCGCAGGGTGCACGGTGGGCACCGGATGCCCGAGCGGAGTTCGGCCCCGCCCCACCGGGTGGTGTGCCGACAGGGAGGCACACGGTGCGCTACCAATCCGCCACCATGGGATTCACCTGGTCGCCGCAGCAGCAGCGGTGGCTGGTCGCCATGGACGGACGTCCCTATGCCACCGCTGACAGTGGGCGGCTCACCCCGAGCACGGTCGTGGTGCAGCGGGTGCCGGTCTTCGAATCGAACATCGAAGACAGCGTGGGCAACCCGTCGCCGGTTGCCCGGACGGTCGGCCGGGGACAAGCCCTGGTTCTGCGTAACGGCCGTGCGTTCGAGGCGACGTGGTCGCGGCCGAGGCCGGATGCTGCTACGACCTACACGCGATCCGGGCAGCCGATTCCGTTCGCACCGGGGCAAGTGTGGATCGTGCTCGCCCCGTCCCAAGAGTGA
- a CDS encoding NAD(P)/FAD-dependent oxidoreductase, whose amino-acid sequence MDMPKYDVVAIGGGAAGLSATMMAARSRRRVAMIDAGEPRNAPAEHLHGFLSRDGTAPAELLAAGREEIAGYSGEVIEDRVQEIEHAGEHGFLVRLAGGAELTTRAVLVATGLRDELPDIPGVRRRWGIDVLHCPYCHGYEVRDAPIAVLGGDNRPFTLHQAQLVRQWSDDVAFFPHRITLTDEERERLTARGIRIIDEEVARLVADEDRLSGVELADGRVVPREAVFVGPRFMPHDELLTGLGCAVGENGWVTVDPSGHTSVPGVWAAGNVVDNPAQLINAAAAGSTAAVAINHYLLAQDIDQAVTDCRTTEAVFSRA is encoded by the coding sequence ATGGACATGCCGAAATACGATGTGGTCGCCATAGGAGGAGGCGCGGCCGGACTGAGCGCCACGATGATGGCGGCCCGATCCCGCCGCCGAGTGGCGATGATCGATGCCGGCGAACCCCGCAACGCCCCGGCGGAACATCTGCACGGCTTCCTGTCCCGGGACGGGACTGCCCCGGCAGAGCTGCTCGCAGCGGGCCGGGAGGAGATAGCCGGATACAGCGGCGAGGTGATCGAAGACCGGGTGCAGGAGATCGAGCACGCCGGCGAGCACGGTTTCCTCGTACGTCTGGCCGGCGGAGCGGAGCTGACCACGCGCGCGGTGCTGGTGGCCACCGGGCTGCGGGATGAACTGCCCGATATCCCCGGTGTGCGCCGACGGTGGGGCATCGACGTACTGCACTGCCCGTACTGCCACGGATACGAGGTGCGCGACGCACCGATCGCCGTGCTGGGCGGCGACAATCGACCGTTCACCCTGCACCAGGCGCAGCTGGTACGGCAGTGGTCGGACGACGTGGCGTTCTTTCCTCACCGAATCACCCTGACCGACGAGGAACGCGAGCGGCTGACCGCCCGCGGAATCCGCATCATCGACGAAGAGGTGGCACGGCTCGTGGCCGACGAGGACCGTCTCTCCGGTGTGGAACTCGCCGACGGCCGGGTCGTGCCTCGGGAAGCGGTGTTCGTCGGGCCTCGCTTCATGCCACACGACGAACTGCTCACCGGCCTGGGATGCGCGGTCGGCGAGAACGGTTGGGTGACCGTCGATCCCTCGGGCCACACCAGCGTGCCCGGGGTGTGGGCGGCGGGCAACGTCGTGGACAACCCGGCTCAGCTGATCAACGCTGCCGCCGCCGGATCGACCGCCGCCGTCGCGATCAACCACTACCTGCTGGCGCAGGACATCGACCAGGCCGTCACCGACTGCCGCACGACCGAGGCGGTGTTCTCCCGAGCATGA
- a CDS encoding acyl-CoA dehydrogenase family protein — protein MSYSDDLARVIRTVIEPAARHVDDHATFPRAAVTALGRAGILGLTVPARYGGGGKGLAEAVHVLEQVGRACGSTAAVLQAHFAATAVLTEYGAPTVLEDIAAGRHLATPALSEFGEQQLLAPGRPPSTHGGVVDLHARKSWVIAAGEADSYVWSSGAFGGNGSSTVWMVPAEAPGLCVPDTRDGVGLRGSSSATVTADPAQVPSSAMLGADGAGTDIVQATVLPWSLALNAAMALGSMEAVIRRSVECVTGPQPSWTRWQTSPAHQIEVRADVARMKAKARVVRVALNDAVQAAVWRDEDFSVRLLETMPTAADAAVQVAELGMKVCGQSAFRKDIGIERRFRDAHTAGYGHLTTDTVLDLLGRTACGIPWQDGVLEAG, from the coding sequence GTGAGCTACTCCGACGATCTTGCCCGCGTGATCCGCACGGTGATCGAACCCGCCGCGCGGCACGTGGACGATCACGCGACGTTCCCCCGTGCTGCGGTCACCGCACTGGGACGGGCGGGCATTCTCGGGCTGACCGTCCCGGCGCGTTACGGCGGTGGCGGCAAGGGATTGGCCGAGGCCGTGCACGTGCTCGAACAGGTGGGGCGCGCCTGTGGCTCCACGGCCGCAGTGCTGCAGGCGCACTTCGCCGCGACAGCGGTGCTGACCGAGTACGGTGCGCCCACGGTCCTCGAAGACATCGCGGCGGGACGCCACCTGGCGACGCCCGCGCTGTCGGAATTCGGCGAGCAGCAGCTTCTCGCGCCTGGCAGACCACCGTCGACACACGGGGGAGTGGTGGATCTGCACGCTCGCAAGAGTTGGGTGATCGCTGCCGGCGAGGCGGACAGCTACGTCTGGTCCAGCGGTGCCTTCGGCGGGAACGGTTCTTCGACTGTGTGGATGGTGCCCGCCGAAGCTCCCGGCCTGTGCGTGCCGGACACTCGAGATGGTGTCGGGCTTCGCGGAAGCAGTTCGGCGACGGTGACCGCCGACCCGGCACAGGTGCCCTCCTCGGCGATGCTGGGTGCGGACGGGGCAGGCACGGACATCGTGCAGGCCACCGTGCTGCCGTGGTCGCTGGCGCTGAACGCGGCCATGGCCCTGGGCTCGATGGAAGCCGTGATCCGGCGGTCGGTGGAGTGCGTGACCGGCCCGCAGCCGTCCTGGACTCGCTGGCAGACATCGCCCGCACACCAGATCGAGGTGCGGGCCGACGTGGCCCGGATGAAAGCCAAGGCACGCGTGGTGCGGGTGGCACTCAACGATGCCGTACAGGCGGCAGTCTGGCGTGACGAGGACTTCTCGGTGCGACTGCTGGAAACGATGCCGACCGCGGCCGATGCTGCGGTACAGGTCGCCGAGCTGGGAATGAAGGTCTGCGGCCAATCCGCCTTCCGCAAGGACATCGGTATCGAGCGGCGTTTCCGGGACGCCCATACCGCCGGCTACGGCCACCTCACCACGGACACGGTGCTGGACCTGCTGGGCCGCACCGCGTGCGGGATTCCCTGGCAGGACGGTGTGCTCGAAGCCGGTTGA
- a CDS encoding helix-turn-helix domain-containing protein, which translates to MSGDRLLTSGQLAKELGLSHRSVSHYAQTGQLEPALVTPGGHYRWDVDDVRRQLREMRERNA; encoded by the coding sequence ATGTCCGGGGATCGGTTGCTGACGAGCGGTCAGCTCGCGAAAGAACTAGGGCTCTCGCACCGGTCCGTGTCGCACTATGCCCAGACTGGGCAACTGGAACCCGCTCTTGTCACGCCTGGCGGTCATTACCGGTGGGACGTCGACGATGTACGGCGTCAGCTCCGGGAGATGCGGGAGCGGAACGCATAA